CTAAAAGATATTTTAGAATTTAAGAGAAGTTCCATGAACTTTCCGATGAGATTTTTAGCATCTGGCTCTTGGAGCAATATCGAGATAATATCGTTCATCGAAACCTGGCTTGACTTACCAATACTTTGAACATTATCAATCGCCGTCTGAACTATAAGCTGAAAAAGTCTTTCCTCTTTTTCATAATCAGAGACTGCCCAGGCTACAATTGCTTCTATTCCCCATTTTTGAAAAAGGTTTTCAAATGTACCCGGACTTATACCTTCAATAAAATCTTTAAAATTGTTAATACTAGCATTAACTTTGCTGAAATGTTTTATTTGCTGAATTCTTTGAATCTCGTAATGTTCAAACAATCTTTCTTTGATATCTTTAATATCGCTCATTTTGGGGGTCTCCCAATATATAACAGCGCTATCTTGTAGTATATGTGCATTATTTGTTTTCAATGTAATGATTTGGTTAAATATTTCTTCCAGTTCATTACCAAAAGAGCTATATTCCAACCCAACTTTTTCGGTTACTATGATTTTATCTTTTTTATTGCCGACAAGCTCAACATACCCTTTTTCCTCTAATTTCTTAAACAGTTCCGCTGAATATTTACTGGGAAAATCTTTTTTATTTAAAGGCTTTGTAGACATTTTCAGATAAGCTGACCGGAGAAACCCGCTTAGGTTAATGGTATTATTGTTTAAAATACTGTTAAGTTCATGAAGGGCTTCATTATAATCATAACCAAGGATATTAACTAACTCATCTGCATTTACATTACCAAATATCTCGTCATGTTTGGCCGAAATAATGAGTTTCTGTTTATAGTCAGGTTCCAGTTTTATGCATTTATAGAAATATTGTTTCACTTCTTTCATGCTCCGTTGAAGAACATTCGCTGCCTCTTTCCTTACTATTTCTGACTCAAACCCATTCATGAACTGTAGTGCTAATTTAATCGCTTTCTCATTTCGCAATTGAAGTTTTGTAATGCATTCAAAGGCGTGTATACGAATAAACTCCGGCTGCTTACCTTTTTCTAATAACGGCAAATCAAGCTTGTATCTTTCATTAATTGTTTTAACATACTGGTTTATCAAAAGGAAATTGTTCGTCCCGATAAATTCGTCTTTTAACATTTTATTTAAGCCGGCAATTTTCTCTTTTAGTTCCTTCATCGGCACTGGATTATTCTTATCAAGTACTACCAGTAACTCATCGGCTAATCTCTTAGCCAGCTGATTTAATTCCTCATTAATAGTAGGCATCAAAATAGTTCTTACATGTTCGAGTAATCTTTCATAGACTTCTTTGCTCTCAAGTTCAATAGTCTTAATGAGACTCGTTAAGACTTCTAATCCCCTAGAAATACGGTCATAATCATCATTATAAGGTTTAAAAGGGAATATTAACTGCCCAGGTCTCTCAACTCGTTGTTCTAAAAGCCAGAACACAAGGCTTTCAAAATTATCTGCATGGTCAATAATCCCAGCATATATTTCTTCTAATCTATTATAAAACTTGCTATTCGTTTCAAGAGGAGCTTTTTTATTTATATCCAAAAATGATGTGAATTTTCGATTAAAGTCATAAATAAAAGGCTCCAGCTTGATAAGATTTTCTAAAGTCTTACTATCAAGATCTCTATAGTGCTTATCAACAAAAACATAAAAATCCTTTGCGTAGGATTGTTCTCCGAGTACCCTTATTTGATTCAACTTATTTAGATGAATTATTTTTTTCTTCATAATGTCCGCTTTCTTTAATTATAATTCTCATATATTTAAGATGATAAAAAATGAATTTTACATGATATTCATAGTTTTTATCGTAATATATTATTATAAATTTCATCAGGTAAATTTTTCAAAAAATTAAACAGGAGATTTATTCAGAATGTTTCTAGGCAATTGACGAACATTATTGAATATACTATACTTTTTCTTATTTTCCTTTTCGAATAAATATTTTTCGATTTAAATTATCTATAATAGATTTCATGGGAACCACAAACCACGTTTCAAACAAATATTTTGGCAATAAAAGAGGTGGGGATTATGAGAAGTGATATAGTAAAAAAAGGACCGGAGAAAGCTCCACACCGGTCACTTTTCTATGCTATGGGATATACAGATGAAGAGATCAGACGTCCTTTGATCGGGATAGCTAATTCAGCTAATGAAATCATTCCGGGGCACATTCATCTTGATAAAATCGTTGAGGCGGTAAAAACCGGCATCAGAATGGCTGGCGGAACGCCGGTAGAATTCTCAACAATCGGGGTTTGTGACGGGATTGCCATGGGTCATAAAGGGATGAAGTATTCCCTGGTATCCAGAGAAATCATTGCTGATTCTGTTGAGATCGTTGCTAACGCACATGCGTTCGATGCTATCGTATTGGTCCCGAACTGCGACAAGATTATTCCCGGCATGCTAATGGCAGCTGCAAGGGTAAATATTCCGGCCATAGTAATTTCCGGAGGACCTATGCTTGCCGGTAATTACAAAGGGAAAAACATAGGGCTTGATAACGTATTTGAAGCTGTCGGCGCACATAGCGTCGGGAAAATATCAGATACCGAACTTTGCGAAATAGAACAGAAAGCCTGTCCAGGATGCGGTTCTTGCTCGGGAATGTTTACTGCGAATTCCATGAATTGCCTCGTTGAATCTTTAGGAATAGCTCTTCCTGGTAATGGAACTATTCCGGCAGTCTATGCAGACCGAATTCGATTAGCAAAACACTCAGGCATGAAAATCATGGAACTTCTTGAAAAAAATATCAAGCCACGTGACATACTTACGAAAAAAGCTTTTCAAAACGCACTTACAGTAGATATGGCACTGGGTTGTTCTACAAATACTGCACTTCATTTGCCCGCGATAGCCCACGAAGCAGGAATAGAAATCTCGATGAAAGCCATTAACGAGGTAAGCGAAACTACCCCTCACCTTTGTTCTCTTAGTCCCGCAGGACATTACCATATACAAGATCTTGATACTGCCGGAGGCATCCCCGCATTAGTGAAAGAACTAAGCAGAAAAAACATCATTAACATTGACTGTTTGACCGTCACTGGGAAAACCATTGAGGAAAACATTTCCAACGTTAAAACATTTAATACAGATGTCATTAGACCGCTGGAAAATGCCTATCATCAAACAGGTGGACTGGTAGCTCTTTTCGGAAACCTTGCTCCCGACGGATCTGTGGTTAAGGCTGCAGCAGTAGATAATGCCATGCTTATACACGAAGGTCCGGCAAAAGTATTTAATTCCGAAGAGGAGGCAGTTAAAGCTATTCTCGACCGGAAAATAGTAAAAGGCGACGTTGTTATTATCCGTTATGAGGGACCAAAAGGTGGCCCTGGCATGCGCGAAATGCTCACGCCAACAGCAGTGATAGCAGGAATGGAACTCGACAAAGATGTTGCTTTAATAACCGACGGACGGTTCTCAGGCGCAACACGCGGGGCGTCGATTGGACATGTATCGCCGGAGGCCAAAGAAAATGGACCGATCGCGGCAATAAGAAACGGAGATATTATTTCTATTAATATCAAGGAAAAAACACTGAATGTTAAATTAAGTGATAGCGAAATACAAGAACGATTACAACAAGTACAGCATCCGGAATGTCCGATTAAAGACGGAGTTATCGGACGATATGCTTCTCTTGTTACCTCTGCGAACACAGGGGCTGTGCTACGACAACCATAAAGGGGATATTCGGTTATGAAATATAAGGGCGCAAAAATATTTATAGAATCATTAAAAGCGGAAAATGTTGAGCACATTTTCGGCTATCCCGGCGGGTCTGTACTTGAAATTTATGACGAATTATACGATAGCGATATAAAACACTACCTCGTCCGCCATGAACAGGCCGCTGCCCATGCAGCAGACGGCTATGCACGTTCCAGCGGCAAAGTAGGTGTCTGTCTGGCTACATCTGGTCCAGGTGCTACGAATTTAGTAACTGGAATAGCTACAGCATATATGGACTCTATCCCAATGGTGGCGTTTACCGGGCAAGTGGGCACTCCGTTTATTGGCAAAGACGCCTTTCAAGAAGCAGATATGACAGGGATTACACTCCCGATCACCAAGCATAACTATCTCGTAAAAGATGTAGAAGACCTTGCGCGTACAATAAAAGAAGCTTTTTATATTGCACGGTCAGGACGGCCCGGACCAGTGCTCGTTGACATACCGAAAGATGTCACGCTCCTGCAAGCTGATTACAACCCGGAGCCAGAGCCAAACATTCAAAGTTATAAACCTACTTATAAAGGAAATCCAAAGCAGATTAAAGACGCAATAGCGTTAATTCAATCTTCAAAAAAACCGGTCATACTTGCCGGAGGGGGAGTTATTGCTTCCGGGGCTTCAACGGAGCTATTAGAATTTGCCGAAATGATCCAAAGTCCTGTTGCCGTTACACTGATGGGCCTTGGCTCGTTCCCTGACACACATACATTAAGCCTTAAAATGCCAGGGATGCACGGAACAGCCTATGCGAATTATTCAATATACGAATCAGACCTTATCCTCGCAATTGGAATGAGATTTGATGATAGAATTACTGGAAAACTCTCTGAGTTTGGAAAACATGCGAAAATAATACACATTGATATCGATCCGGCAGAAATTGGAAAATGTGTACCGGTAAATGTTCCGATTGTCGGAGATATTAAATCAGTACTCCATGATTTAATATCCAAAATCAAAGAAGAAGCGCTTGATCTTACTGAAAACAAGAAAGACTGGCTAAGCCATGTTAGCGGACTAAAAATAAGTTATCCATTGGCTTACGAGTACAGTGCCGACGTTATTAAACCTCAATTTGTTGTTCAGGAGATAAACAAGCTAATAGATGACACCGCAATTATTACAACTGAAGTCGGAGAGAACCAGATGTGGGCGGCTCAATACATTGATTATACAAAGCCCAGGACCTTCGCATCATCAGGCGGGCTTGGAACAATGGGTTACGGATTCCCTGCTGCAATTGGAGCACAAGTTGCCAATCCCGGCAAATTAGTTATCGATATTGCGGGTGACGGCAGTATTCAAATGAACATACAAGAATTATCAACGGCAGCTTATTATAATTTGCCGGTAAAAATAATCATACTTAATAATCAGCATCTTGGCATGGTTCGTCAATGGCAACAGCTATTCTATAAAGAACGTTACTCATTTACCAACCTTGAAGGTATGCAGCCTGATTTTGTCAAACTGGCAGATGCCTACGGGATACTCGGCCTGTACTGTGACAAACCGTCAGAAGTTAGAAAAACGTTAGAAAAAGCTTTCTCCCATAACGGTCCGGTAATAGTAGACTTCAGGACGGCCAGAGGTGAAAATGTTTTCCCTATGGTACCAGCTGGCGGAGTATTGAACAAAATGATCTTAGAAGAAAGCAAGAAAGGGACATACCTATGAGACATGTACTTTCAATTTTAGTTGAAAACAAGCCCGGAGTTCTCGCGCGAGTAGCAGGATTATTTAGCCGTAGAGGTTACAACATTGACAGCCTTGCAGTTGGGCCAACAACCGACACATCTATATCAAGGATGACAATCGTGGTAAAAGGCGATGATATAATTCTTGAACAGATTACCAAACAGCTCAATAAGCTCATAGACGTAATAAAGATTATCGATCTGACCGCAGCACAAGATTTCGTCGAAAGAGAGCTTGTCTTAATTAAAGTTTCGTCCAGTTCTCAATCTCGATCAGAAATATTAGAAATAGCAGACATTTTTAGGGCAAAAGTTGTTGATGTCGCTGCAAAATCGATTACACTTGAGACAACCGGCAGTGAAGGTAAAATCGAAGCACTGATAGATTTATTTAAAAAGTTCGGTATCATTGAAATCGTCAGGACCGGAAAAATTGCTCTCAACAGAGGAATGAAGTAGCTATTATTAGCTTTATAAAAAAAAATGAAGGAGAGAAAAATTATGGCAGTTAAGATGTATTATGATCAAGACGCGAATTTGGATTTATTAAAAAACAAAACCGTAGCAATTATTGGTTTTGGAAGTCAAGGCCATGCCCACGCATTAAATTTAAAAGAAAGCGGAGTTAACGTAATCGTAGGATTGTCTCCTACCTCCCAATCTCGAGATAAAGCGACGTCCGCCGGACTTAAAGTTATGGATACTGATAAAGCTGCTGCGGCAGCGGACCTCATTATGATGCTTGTTCCGGATGAATCAGCAGCATCTATCTATAAGAACAGCATCGCTCCAAATCTAAAAGCTGGAAATATACTGGCTTTTGCTCATGGGTTTAATATCCATTATAACCAGATTGTCCCACCGAAAGATGTCGATGTAGTTATGGCTGCTCCAAAAGGACCAGGCCATTTAGTAAGAAGAGTATACACTGAAGGCGCTGGAGTCCCTTGCCTGATAGCTGTTTACCAGGATGCTTCAGGCAAAGCTAAGGATATCGCTCTCGCCTATGCAAAAGGAATTGGCGGTACTCGAGGCGGAGTATTAGAGACTTCGTTTAAAGAAGAAACAGAAACCGATCTTTTTGGAGAGCAGACAGTCCTATGCGGAGGAACAACAGCGTTAGTCCAAGCAGGGTTTGAAACATTAGTTGAAGCTGGATATCAACCTGAAATTGCTTACTTTGAATGCTTACACGAACTCAAGCTTATTGTCGATCTTATGTACGAAGGCGGCATGGCAAAAATGAGACATTCTATAAGTAATACAGCTGAATACGGCGATTTTACAGTTGGTCCTAAAATTATTACTGCTGACGTAAAAGCTCACATGAAAGAAGCCTTAACCCGAATTCAGAATGGCGAATTCGCAAAAGAATTCATCCTTGAAAATCTTGCAGGACAACCAGTCCTAAATGCTAAGAGAAGAATAGGCAAAGCACATCTTATTGAAGAGGTTGGAGAAAAACTTCGTTCAATGATGAGCTGGTTAAAAAAATAGATTTCATTAATAGTAATTTCGATAATACAGCTCTTCAAATTGAAGAGCTGTATTATCTATAAATAATATGAATATTGCTATGATGGTGATATTTCCATAAATTATTCATTCACAACTTTAAGTTCATAAAGTACAATGGAACAAGATTACTGCCCTCTATCAGGGAACAACTGAGAGTAATGGCCCTGAACCAGAATATAAACCGCTAAGCCCAAGTTCATTAGACATGACAAGACTCAATGGGATAACCCATCTAAAGTTGCACATAAATATGTGCATATGCACTAAATATCATGCACTTAACAACAAGTTACTAACTTGTCCTGGCCGTTCTAAGCCATTTGTTAATTAGTATCAAGCACTCAAACGATCAAGCACTCCCGGTTGGCATCTAAACTGTTATGTAACATATTGATCACCAATACGATGAAAAGGGAAATAAACTATGGCAAAGAAAATTCTTTTGGTCGACGATTCCCCATATATTCTAAGGTTTATAGGGAGCAGTCTACAAAATGACGGATACGAAGTCATTACCGCAGAAAATGCTTATGACGGTATTGAAAGAGCCATTAAAGCAAATCCTGACTTGATAATAATGGATCTTAAAATGCCAAACGGGAATGGTATTGACGCCTGCATATCAATAAGAACGGCACCAGAAACGTGTCATATTCCGATTATTCTCGCATCTGCTCATATAAACGAGTTAGTCATAAAAGATATACATCTATGGGGAATAAACGACTATATCCGAAAACCATTCACACCTCATTCCTTAACAGAAAAAATTGTCGCACTTATGAGATAAATCAATGACGTCACCCGCCATGCTCCTAAGCAAAAGCTGCTGTTTGCGTTTGTAATTTTCAGGCAAATAGTGTATAGTATTTGTGCTTATAATAAGATAATTGCTTTCAGAGAATTCTGAATATGCATATCGACCCTCTCAAATTTAGGTAACTTGATTTAAAAGAATTTCTTGTTTAATATATTACTACTGATTATTTGACAGAATGGAGCTTTTACCATGGGAATGACCATCACAGAAAAAATACTAGCGAAAGCTGCGGGAAAGCCATCTGTGATTCCTGGTGAAAATGTATGGGTCAATGTACACGTACTCATGACCCATGATGTTTGTGGTCCAGGAACAATTGGCATATTTGAAGAAAAATTCGGGAAAACCACTCCCGTTTTTGACAAAGAAAACGTGATTATCATCCCTGACCATTATATTTTCACCAAAGATGAAAAATCTCTGAGAAATATTGACATACTTCGTGATTTTGTTAAAAGACAAAAAATAAAACATTTTTACGACCCTGGAACAAACAGCTACAGTGGAGTGTGTCACGTTACCCTCCCTGAAGAAGGTCACGTAAGACCCGGCGAAGTTATACTGGGAACTGATTCTCACACCTGTACGCATGGTGCTCTTGGAGCTTTTGCTACTGGAGTGGGAAATACTGACGCAGCGTTTACTTTGGGTACGGGAAAAACCTGGCTCAAAGTCCCACAATCGATCAAGTTTATCCTCAACGGCAAAATGCCAAAAAATCTCATGGCAAAAGACTTAATCCTCCATATTATCGGTGATATCGGTGTTGATGGGGCTACCTACAAAGCAATGGAATTCGAAGGAGAAACCATCGAAAACCTCTCTATCGACGAACGAATGACGATATGCAACATGGCAATTGAAGCTGGCGGAAAAAATGGAATTATCGCTCCGGACATCAAAACCATAGAATACATTAAAACAAAAACAAATGCTCCGTTTACGGCATATAAAAGTGATCCTGATGCACAGTACAGCATGGTAAAAGTATATGATGTCTCAAAACTTGAGCCCTGCGTTGCAGCACCGCACTCTCCTGATAAAAAGATATTAGTTAATAACTGTAAAGATGTTAAAATAACCAGAGCATACATAGGTTCTTGCACCGGCGGTAAGATCACAGATTTCATTGCCGCCGCATCTATTTTAAATAACAAAAAAGTAGCAATAGAGACCTATGTAATACCCTCGACAATAAAAGTTGAACAACAAATGAACAGCGTTAAAATTGCCGGCAGAAACCTTATGGAAATATTTAAAGAAGCCGGCTGCCTGATTGGTCCGGCATCTTGTGCTGCATGTTTAGGCGGACCGGTTGATACATTTGGAAGAACGCAGTCAGATGAAGTTGTCATCTCGACGACGAATAGGAATTTCCCTGGAAGAATGGGGTCAAAAGATTCCTCAGTTTATCTGGCTTCTCCATATACGGTGGCGGCAACAGCACTAAACGGATACATTACCGATCCGATTAAATATTTGTAGATTATTAAAGATAATTGAACGATTCTCTGGATTACTTTTATGAAGAATCCCTGATACGGAGGAACCAAATGAAATCAACAATTAAAGGTAAGGTTTTTATTCTAGGTGATGATATCGATACCGACCAAATCATTCCTGCTAATTATTTAAGCTATAATCCATCGATTCCTGAAGAGCGTAAATATTTTGGAAAGTTCGCACTGAGTGGTGTGCCAAGTGACCAGTCAGGATTACCAGAAGGAAATGTACCATTTATTAAAGAAGGTTTTTCCTCTGAATACAAAATAATTATTGGGGGTAAGAACTTCGGCTGCGGATCAAGCCGAGAACATGCCCCGCTTGCCATAAGAGAAGCCGGCGTTGAAGTAGTAATAGCCAACTTTTATGCTCGTATATTCTA
The sequence above is drawn from the Candidatus Margulisiibacteriota bacterium genome and encodes:
- the ilvD gene encoding dihydroxy-acid dehydratase, which translates into the protein MRSDIVKKGPEKAPHRSLFYAMGYTDEEIRRPLIGIANSANEIIPGHIHLDKIVEAVKTGIRMAGGTPVEFSTIGVCDGIAMGHKGMKYSLVSREIIADSVEIVANAHAFDAIVLVPNCDKIIPGMLMAAARVNIPAIVISGGPMLAGNYKGKNIGLDNVFEAVGAHSVGKISDTELCEIEQKACPGCGSCSGMFTANSMNCLVESLGIALPGNGTIPAVYADRIRLAKHSGMKIMELLEKNIKPRDILTKKAFQNALTVDMALGCSTNTALHLPAIAHEAGIEISMKAINEVSETTPHLCSLSPAGHYHIQDLDTAGGIPALVKELSRKNIINIDCLTVTGKTIEENISNVKTFNTDVIRPLENAYHQTGGLVALFGNLAPDGSVVKAAAVDNAMLIHEGPAKVFNSEEEAVKAILDRKIVKGDVVIIRYEGPKGGPGMREMLTPTAVIAGMELDKDVALITDGRFSGATRGASIGHVSPEAKENGPIAAIRNGDIISINIKEKTLNVKLSDSEIQERLQQVQHPECPIKDGVIGRYASLVTSANTGAVLRQP
- the ilvB gene encoding biosynthetic-type acetolactate synthase large subunit; translated protein: MKYKGAKIFIESLKAENVEHIFGYPGGSVLEIYDELYDSDIKHYLVRHEQAAAHAADGYARSSGKVGVCLATSGPGATNLVTGIATAYMDSIPMVAFTGQVGTPFIGKDAFQEADMTGITLPITKHNYLVKDVEDLARTIKEAFYIARSGRPGPVLVDIPKDVTLLQADYNPEPEPNIQSYKPTYKGNPKQIKDAIALIQSSKKPVILAGGGVIASGASTELLEFAEMIQSPVAVTLMGLGSFPDTHTLSLKMPGMHGTAYANYSIYESDLILAIGMRFDDRITGKLSEFGKHAKIIHIDIDPAEIGKCVPVNVPIVGDIKSVLHDLISKIKEEALDLTENKKDWLSHVSGLKISYPLAYEYSADVIKPQFVVQEINKLIDDTAIITTEVGENQMWAAQYIDYTKPRTFASSGGLGTMGYGFPAAIGAQVANPGKLVIDIAGDGSIQMNIQELSTAAYYNLPVKIIILNNQHLGMVRQWQQLFYKERYSFTNLEGMQPDFVKLADAYGILGLYCDKPSEVRKTLEKAFSHNGPVIVDFRTARGENVFPMVPAGGVLNKMILEESKKGTYL
- a CDS encoding acetolactate synthase small subunit; this translates as MRHVLSILVENKPGVLARVAGLFSRRGYNIDSLAVGPTTDTSISRMTIVVKGDDIILEQITKQLNKLIDVIKIIDLTAAQDFVERELVLIKVSSSSQSRSEILEIADIFRAKVVDVAAKSITLETTGSEGKIEALIDLFKKFGIIEIVRTGKIALNRGMK
- a CDS encoding ketol-acid reductoisomerase — translated: MYYDQDANLDLLKNKTVAIIGFGSQGHAHALNLKESGVNVIVGLSPTSQSRDKATSAGLKVMDTDKAAAAADLIMMLVPDESAASIYKNSIAPNLKAGNILAFAHGFNIHYNQIVPPKDVDVVMAAPKGPGHLVRRVYTEGAGVPCLIAVYQDASGKAKDIALAYAKGIGGTRGGVLETSFKEETETDLFGEQTVLCGGTTALVQAGFETLVEAGYQPEIAYFECLHELKLIVDLMYEGGMAKMRHSISNTAEYGDFTVGPKIITADVKAHMKEALTRIQNGEFAKEFILENLAGQPVLNAKRRIGKAHLIEEVGEKLRSMMSWLKK
- a CDS encoding 3-isopropylmalate dehydratase, coding for MGMTITEKILAKAAGKPSVIPGENVWVNVHVLMTHDVCGPGTIGIFEEKFGKTTPVFDKENVIIIPDHYIFTKDEKSLRNIDILRDFVKRQKIKHFYDPGTNSYSGVCHVTLPEEGHVRPGEVILGTDSHTCTHGALGAFATGVGNTDAAFTLGTGKTWLKVPQSIKFILNGKMPKNLMAKDLILHIIGDIGVDGATYKAMEFEGETIENLSIDERMTICNMAIEAGGKNGIIAPDIKTIEYIKTKTNAPFTAYKSDPDAQYSMVKVYDVSKLEPCVAAPHSPDKKILVNNCKDVKITRAYIGSCTGGKITDFIAAASILNNKKVAIETYVIPSTIKVEQQMNSVKIAGRNLMEIFKEAGCLIGPASCAACLGGPVDTFGRTQSDEVVISTTNRNFPGRMGSKDSSVYLASPYTVAATALNGYITDPIKYL
- a CDS encoding 3-isopropylmalate dehydratase, whose product is MKSTIKGKVFILGDDIDTDQIIPANYLSYNPSIPEERKYFGKFALSGVPSDQSGLPEGNVPFIKEGFSSEYKIIIGGKNFGCGSSREHAPLAIREAGVEVVIANFYARIFYRNSINGGYLVPIETDHDLKSEFKTGDLAEIDLEKNTITRQSDNKIFQLNSLGDVIGIIEAGDIFEYAKKENI